From one Treponema denticola genomic stretch:
- a CDS encoding peptidylprolyl isomerase gives MKKLWIMIIAIAFMILVAGTAAAIIITNSGSEKGDKNMSNLKNIEALKEDGLYAAIDTDKGLIVLKLFYKETPLTVCNFVGLAEGTLDAAKGKPFYDGITFHRVIADFMIQGGDPTGTGSGGPGYRFPDEIVENLKHDGPGVLSMANAGPGTNGSQFFITHVETPWLDGKHTVFGRVVEGQNVVDAIQQGDKMNSIKIIRTGNEAKAFKTNQEAFYKYLSDSKESEKRRAAAIAKKMEDLIKTKYSPAKLDDDGVYFFVIKQGKGDTPKQGQTLTMKYKGSLLENGKVFDDSDMHKPLEFPVGVGRVIPGFDSQSAKMTLGEKRIIIIPPHLAYGEAGAGGVIPSNAYLVFELELLNIK, from the coding sequence GATAAAAATATGAGCAATTTAAAGAATATAGAAGCTTTAAAAGAAGATGGGCTTTATGCTGCTATCGATACCGATAAAGGTTTGATTGTCCTAAAGCTTTTTTACAAAGAGACCCCTTTAACGGTATGTAATTTTGTAGGATTAGCTGAAGGAACTCTTGATGCTGCTAAGGGAAAACCTTTTTATGACGGAATCACCTTTCATAGGGTAATAGCTGATTTTATGATTCAAGGCGGAGATCCTACCGGCACAGGTTCAGGCGGTCCCGGTTATAGATTTCCTGATGAGATTGTAGAGAATTTAAAGCATGACGGTCCCGGTGTTTTGTCGATGGCAAATGCAGGTCCCGGTACTAACGGTTCTCAATTTTTTATTACCCATGTTGAAACTCCATGGCTTGACGGTAAGCACACGGTTTTCGGACGGGTTGTTGAAGGCCAAAATGTTGTAGATGCAATTCAACAGGGTGATAAAATGAATAGTATTAAAATTATCAGAACCGGAAATGAAGCAAAGGCTTTTAAAACTAATCAAGAAGCCTTTTATAAATACCTTTCAGATTCAAAAGAAAGTGAAAAGCGCAGAGCAGCGGCTATTGCAAAAAAGATGGAAGACCTGATTAAAACGAAATATTCTCCTGCAAAACTTGATGATGACGGCGTATATTTCTTTGTTATAAAGCAAGGAAAGGGAGACACTCCTAAACAAGGTCAAACCTTAACTATGAAATACAAGGGCTCTCTTTTGGAAAACGGAAAGGTCTTTGATGATTCCGATATGCACAAGCCTTTGGAATTCCCTGTGGGTGTAGGCCGGGTTATTCCGGGTTTTGACTCTCAATCGGCAAAAATGACTTTGGGTGAAAAACGGATTATCATTATTCCTCCTCATCTTGCTTACGGCGAAGCAGGTGCAGGCGGTGTCATTCCTTCGAATGCTTATCTGGTTTTTGAACTTGAATTGTTAAATATAAAATAA